A region of Paenibacillus thiaminolyticus DNA encodes the following proteins:
- the infC gene encoding translation initiation factor IF-3 — protein sequence MIKNEKIRAAEVELTGLNGEQLGIVPTSEALAMAKKLKVDLVCLSLMSSPPPCKLIGAGAAKQETQQARKAERQPKVKEIRLTPQIEDHDYETKKNQAERILRAGDSVQLVIRIKGKEGALAQQILERLLQDLRPAGTKRTGIQLSGKQAMVQVDPVPGAEA from the coding sequence ATGATTAAGAACGAGAAGATACGGGCTGCCGAAGTCGAATTGACCGGTCTGAACGGGGAACAGCTCGGCATCGTGCCGACCTCGGAGGCGCTCGCGATGGCGAAAAAGCTGAAGGTGGATCTCGTCTGCCTGTCGCTGATGAGCAGCCCGCCTCCCTGCAAGCTGATTGGAGCGGGAGCGGCCAAGCAGGAGACGCAGCAGGCCCGCAAGGCGGAGCGGCAGCCGAAGGTGAAGGAGATTCGCCTGACGCCGCAGATCGAGGATCATGACTATGAGACGAAGAAAAATCAGGCGGAACGGATCCTGCGCGCCGGAGATTCGGTGCAGCTCGTCATCCGCATCAAGGGCAAGGAAGGCGCTCTGGCGCAGCAGATCCTCGAACGGCTGTTGCAGGATTTGCGTCCGGCGGGAACGAAGCGCACCGGCATTCAATTGAGCGGCAAGCAGGCGATGGTACAGGTCGATCCGGTGCCAGGTGCGGAAGCATAG
- a CDS encoding GNAT family N-acetyltransferase translates to MQIRKWKTEEQPPMELLLLADPSAELVHEYLGRGTCFLAEQEGEVIGVYVLLPTRPGTIELVNVAVAESHQGQGIGKQLVLHAIETAKALGCQTIEVGTGSTSISQLALYQKCGFRMTGIDRDFFVRHYEEEIYENGMLLRDMVRLGQDL, encoded by the coding sequence ATGCAGATTCGAAAATGGAAAACGGAGGAACAGCCTCCGATGGAATTGCTGCTGCTGGCAGACCCTTCTGCCGAGCTCGTGCACGAATACCTCGGGCGGGGAACATGCTTCCTTGCAGAGCAGGAAGGGGAAGTCATCGGCGTCTATGTGCTGCTGCCGACCCGGCCGGGCACAATCGAGCTGGTCAACGTGGCCGTCGCAGAGAGCCATCAAGGACAGGGCATCGGCAAGCAGCTCGTCCTTCACGCGATCGAGACCGCCAAGGCGCTCGGCTGCCAGACGATAGAAGTAGGTACAGGCAGCACCAGCATAAGCCAACTCGCGCTCTACCAGAAATGCGGGTTCCGAATGACGGGCATTGACCGCGATTTCTTCGTTCGCCATTATGAGGAGGAAATCTACGAGAACGGCATGCTGCTGCGGGACATGGTGCGTCTGGGTCAAGATCTGTAA
- a CDS encoding DUF559 domain-containing protein — MSFEKAHEAFIQHHLQRRTGERRGRLERGHREAEKLFCRNVWWPLRGSFDQLHPEYEVLDWRGLSYFCDFAWLSPQVKLIIEIKGFVPHVRNMDRQKYCNELNRETFLSAIGFQVISFAYDDVADRPELCVALLRMVISRYHADSVPVSLHSLVERETIRLACMLGRPIRPIDVEAHLCVNHRKAVGTLQSLCSKGWFTAVTGGAGKYVVRYELRPGALQYL; from the coding sequence GTGAGTTTTGAAAAGGCGCATGAGGCGTTTATTCAGCACCATTTGCAGAGAAGGACGGGAGAGCGAAGGGGGCGGCTGGAGCGGGGACATCGTGAGGCCGAGAAGCTGTTTTGCCGCAACGTATGGTGGCCCCTTCGGGGCAGCTTTGACCAGTTGCATCCGGAATACGAAGTGCTTGATTGGCGGGGCCTGTCCTATTTCTGCGATTTTGCCTGGCTGTCGCCGCAGGTCAAGCTGATCATCGAGATCAAAGGCTTCGTACCGCACGTCCGAAATATGGACAGGCAAAAGTACTGCAATGAGCTGAACCGGGAGACGTTTTTGTCCGCTATTGGTTTTCAAGTCATCTCCTTCGCTTATGACGATGTCGCTGACCGCCCTGAACTGTGTGTGGCGCTGCTGCGCATGGTGATTAGCCGCTATCACGCGGACTCCGTGCCTGTCAGTCTGCACAGTCTCGTGGAACGGGAGACCATCCGGCTCGCTTGCATGCTCGGCCGTCCGATCCGTCCCATCGACGTGGAGGCGCATTTATGCGTAAACCATCGCAAAGCGGTGGGAACGCTGCAGTCGCTCTGCTCCAAGGGATGGTTTACGGCTGTGACCGGAGGGGCAGGCAAATATGTCGTGCGTTATGAGCTAAGGCCGGGCGCGCTGCAGTATTTGTAG